The following are encoded together in the Oreochromis aureus strain Israel breed Guangdong linkage group 18, ZZ_aureus, whole genome shotgun sequence genome:
- the LOC116323421 gene encoding probable G-protein coupled receptor 148 gives MTSPIPISNITQEWVEIMQKWHLDLFSIPTIVLTLATLLASPVLLVSIFLSRALRQETRYLLLANILVADLFLVLLNLVTVICNALRAPMQWLGCELVTALTVTSYCCAVYTVTLMVVDTYAAVRWPLRYRDVIPPPRTYCILVGVWVLAAIYPFTVMIKTHIASGNSHEKLPVCLVLISLGFIQDRNVTGIYIYFFVAALMCSLLISYCYIRLYMITRTQGIWHSRFSRARVTLLAHGVLLLLYFAPGFLFTLELVLIDRKDIPQDVRVWVSTVNMCVFMLLPRVFAPYLYGIRYREISDTVMLLLLHQHRRLSQATAV, from the coding sequence ATGACATCACCGATACCAATTTCAAACATCACGCAGGAGTGGGTGGAGATTATGCAGAAGTGGCACCTGGATTTGTTTTCCATCCCCACAATAGTCCTCACTCTTGCCACCTTGCTGGCCAGCCCTGTTCTCCTGGTAAGCATTTTCCTTTCCCGTGCCCTGCGCCAGGAGACACGTTACCTGCTATTGGCCAACATCCTGGTGGCCGACCTGTTTTTGGTCCTACTCAACCTGGTCACGGTGATTTGTAACGCCTTGAGAGCGCCAATGCAATGGTTGGGTTGTGAGCTGGTCACAGCTCTCACCGTCACCAGCTACTGCTGTGCCGTTTACACGGTCACGCTCATGGTGGTCGACACCTATGCTGCTGTTCGCTGGCCTCTCCGTTACCGTGACGTTATTCCACCTCCCCGCACCTACTGCATACTGGTGGGGGTGTGGGTGTTAGCAGCCATATACCCTTTCACAGTGATGATCAAGACACACATAGCGAGTGGGAACTCCCATGAAAAGCTACCCGTGTGTCTGGTCCTCATCTCCCTTGGATTCATTCAGGACAGGAACGTGACTGGGATCTACATCTACTTCTTCGTAGCTGCACTCATGTGTTCACTGCTCATTTCTTACTGCTACATTCGCCTGTACATGATAACGAGGACACAGGGAATCTGGCATAGCCGCTTCTCCAGGGCCAGGGTCACCCTGCTGGCCCACGGGGTTCTGCTACTGCTCTACTTTGCCCCCGGCTTCCTTTTTACCCTGGAGCTCGTTCTAATAGACAGGAAAGACATACCTCAGGATGTTCGCGTGTGGGTCTCCACAGTcaatatgtgtgtttttatgttgctTCCCAGGGTATTTGCTCCTTACCTGTATGGGATCAGGTACAGAGAGATCTCAGACACagtaatgctgctgctgctgcaccagCACAGGAGACTCAGCCAGGCCACAGCTGTGTAA